Proteins encoded together in one Clostridium felsineum DSM 794 window:
- a CDS encoding helix-turn-helix domain-containing protein, with translation MVSYKIMSVANKLKNIRDKYGLSQEDLAGNEITRNLISQIEHNKANLTRSSAEIMLKNLMKICNKKKIKVDENIDYLLEDESSQAKKILNKYISDLKDLSVYKDPTFINKLKEIEAFLVTWDFKEKKISIFELAGDYFSGINDFYNASLYYEKAKALIDVNIYTDNFIHILRKLSMTYYYMRKYQDDIDCCEFALKQFKDMDDDYKCIFLFNSSLCYGQLEKYDVALNRLNKVEGIIKNIDQNKYYEVLIQKAICYQWMKEYQKSLDVYNKLLTLIDKTDYEKYLFILVNSADIYVENLDFETVKIILNTIFENINNLSENSTLLPSTYLEISKVLKKLGYTKDAEVYGLKSLNIAKRNTSYYLVNDIYEELLDIYTMLKAPNKVETIKKEFFITTTKDNNLNSKLMFKLLDFYFDIKDLKSLKEIYDFSKDFIQTRTSVTSKYFWRNFAK, from the coding sequence ATGGTAAGTTACAAAATAATGTCAGTAGCTAATAAACTGAAAAATATAAGAGACAAATATGGATTAAGTCAGGAAGACTTAGCTGGAAATGAAATAACCAGAAATTTAATAAGTCAAATAGAACATAATAAAGCAAATTTAACCAGAAGTTCAGCTGAAATAATGCTTAAAAATCTAATGAAAATTTGTAACAAAAAGAAAATTAAGGTTGATGAAAATATAGATTATTTATTAGAGGATGAAAGTTCCCAAGCAAAAAAGATTCTTAATAAATACATAAGTGATTTAAAAGATTTAAGCGTTTATAAGGATCCTACCTTTATAAATAAGTTAAAGGAAATAGAAGCTTTTCTAGTTACTTGGGATTTTAAAGAAAAAAAAATTTCTATCTTCGAACTTGCTGGTGACTATTTTTCTGGAATAAATGACTTTTATAACGCTTCACTCTATTATGAGAAGGCGAAGGCTTTAATTGATGTGAATATATACACTGACAACTTTATTCACATACTAAGAAAATTATCCATGACCTACTATTATATGAGAAAATACCAAGACGATATAGATTGTTGTGAATTTGCATTAAAGCAATTTAAAGATATGGATGATGATTACAAATGTATTTTTCTTTTTAACAGTTCTTTATGTTATGGCCAATTGGAGAAATATGACGTAGCCCTTAATAGACTCAATAAAGTAGAAGGCATAATAAAAAATATAGATCAGAATAAGTACTATGAGGTTCTTATTCAAAAAGCTATTTGTTATCAATGGATGAAGGAATATCAAAAAAGTTTGGATGTATATAATAAGCTTCTTACCCTAATAGACAAAACAGATTATGAAAAATATTTATTTATATTAGTTAATTCTGCCGATATTTACGTGGAAAATTTAGACTTTGAGACAGTAAAAATAATTTTAAATACTATATTTGAAAATATAAATAATTTAAGTGAAAATTCTACTTTGCTGCCCTCCACATATCTTGAAATAAGCAAAGTTTTAAAAAAGTTAGGATATACAAAGGATGCAGAAGTATATGGCCTAAAATCTCTAAATATAGCTAAACGTAATACCTCTTATTATCTTGTAAATGATATTTATGAAGAATTATTAGACATTTATACTATGTTAAAAGCGCCTAATAAAGTCGAAACTATAAAAAAAGAATTTTTTATAACTACCACTAAAGATAATAATTTGAACTCTAAACTCATGTTTAAACTATTAGACTTTTACTTTGATATTAAGGATTTAAAATCACTTAAAGAAATATACGATTTTAGTAAAGATTTCATACAAACAAGGACTAGTGTTACTAGTAAATATTTTTGGAGAAACTTTGCCAAATAG
- a CDS encoding rhodanese-like domain-containing protein has product MFSIFKKNNFTSVSVHDLDDKLGKVNLIDIREPYEYKSGHIPTAKNVPMETILIHPEKYMNKDKEYYVVCQSGGRSSRACRELSNKGYKVVNISGGTGSYIKPLSR; this is encoded by the coding sequence ATGTTTTCTATTTTTAAAAAAAATAATTTTACCTCTGTAAGTGTCCATGATTTAGATGATAAGCTTGGAAAAGTAAATTTAATAGATATAAGAGAACCATATGAGTATAAGTCTGGACATATACCAACAGCTAAAAATGTGCCAATGGAGACTATTTTAATTCATCCAGAGAAATATATGAATAAAGATAAGGAATATTATGTAGTTTGTCAGTCAGGTGGAAGAAGCTCAAGAGCATGTAGAGAATTAAGTAATAAAGGATATAAGGTGGTTAATATTTCTGGGGGAACAGGAAGCTACATAAAACCATTATCAAGATAG
- a CDS encoding ArsR/SmtB family transcription factor, with the protein MIDNAREIAELLKVLSNENRLMIVCHLIDTSMTVSELHEKVNTLTQSALSQHLALLKAHGILKSDKKGLSITYSIKDARITKVIKVLKENYCDL; encoded by the coding sequence ATGATAGATAATGCTAGGGAAATAGCAGAATTATTAAAGGTTTTGTCTAACGAAAATAGATTGATGATAGTTTGTCATCTTATTGATACATCAATGACGGTGTCTGAGCTTCATGAAAAAGTAAATACATTAACCCAATCAGCTTTATCACAGCATTTAGCATTGTTAAAAGCCCATGGAATACTAAAATCAGATAAGAAAGGGCTTTCAATAACTTATTCAATAAAAGATGCTAGAATAACAAAAGTCATTAAGGTTTTAAAAGAAAATTATTGTGATTTATAA
- a CDS encoding YhbD family protein, with amino-acid sequence MEETNLISKKELLEITGISYGQLYRWKRKKLIPEQWFIKKSSFTGQETFFPKEEILSRIEKIKTFKDDISLDELANIFSPNLSNISLEKKDVLQQNIVSQSILNLYNNIYPKIEKFSFNELLFMTIVDKFLISGLISLEEGSLILNTLEENYKNFDGRYCDVVLIRKLGVAMCFLMLIPNELYIESKASLVLKVNAGECTEDLKSKLSL; translated from the coding sequence ATGGAGGAAACTAACTTAATTTCTAAAAAGGAACTTCTTGAAATAACCGGTATATCTTATGGTCAACTTTACAGGTGGAAAAGAAAAAAACTTATACCAGAACAATGGTTTATAAAAAAATCTAGTTTTACTGGTCAAGAAACCTTTTTTCCTAAAGAAGAAATCTTGTCTCGAATAGAGAAAATTAAAACCTTTAAGGATGATATATCCTTAGATGAGCTTGCAAATATATTTTCACCTAATCTTTCGAATATTTCTTTGGAAAAAAAAGATGTACTGCAACAAAACATTGTTTCACAAAGTATCTTGAATTTATATAATAATATTTACCCTAAAATAGAAAAGTTCTCTTTTAATGAATTACTTTTTATGACTATAGTAGATAAGTTCTTAATTTCAGGGTTAATAAGCCTTGAGGAAGGCTCTCTCATATTAAATACTTTAGAAGAAAACTATAAAAATTTTGATGGTAGATACTGCGATGTTGTATTAATAAGAAAACTTGGAGTTGCAATGTGTTTTTTAATGCTAATACCAAACGAACTTTACATTGAATCAAAAGCTTCACTAGTATTAAAGGTTAATGCAGGTGAATGCACAGAAGATTTAAAATCAAAATTATCATTATAA
- a CDS encoding hydrolase, translating to MKNLNIEKTALVVIDLQKGIVAGEHEPYTGEKVVENASKLIDAFIDKGAFVVLVRVSSVDGNDILKPKTDIKATQTNFVEGWDSYVPEIMNNKKVHTITKRQWGAFFGTDLDLQLRRRDIETIVLCGISTGIGVDTTAREAFQLGYNQIFVYDAMTARSKEEHNYVCKHIFPRIGKIRSCEEVLGKII from the coding sequence GTGAAAAATTTAAATATAGAGAAAACAGCTCTTGTAGTTATAGATTTACAGAAGGGAATTGTGGCAGGAGAGCATGAACCTTATACAGGTGAAAAAGTAGTTGAAAATGCAAGTAAGCTAATAGATGCGTTTATAGACAAAGGAGCTTTTGTAGTGCTTGTAAGGGTTTCCTCTGTAGATGGTAATGATATTTTAAAACCAAAGACGGATATAAAAGCTACACAAACTAATTTTGTAGAAGGCTGGGATAGCTATGTACCGGAAATAATGAATAATAAAAAGGTTCATACAATTACTAAAAGACAGTGGGGAGCATTTTTCGGTACTGATTTGGATTTGCAATTAAGGCGCCGAGATATAGAAACCATTGTGCTTTGTGGTATTTCTACAGGTATAGGTGTAGATACTACAGCAAGAGAGGCATTTCAGCTAGGCTATAATCAAATTTTTGTTTACGATGCAATGACTGCAAGATCAAAAGAGGAACATAATTATGTTTGTAAGCATATATTCCCTAGAATAGGAAAGATAAGAAGCTGTGAAGAAGTATTAGGCAAAATTATTTAA
- a CDS encoding TetR/AcrR family transcriptional regulator, with the protein MKKRNLTKEKIIQVTFSLADEIGLNNVTFQKLAEKLDIKYPSLYNHFANVTELKSEMTISLLNSLNLKLMQCLVGKSGETAVKTFAYTYRNFAMENKTGYRLFLSTKSTENEKVTHLAKETNNFILQILSFYIKDEETLIHKSRFLRSLLHGFVSLSSLGYFQNKVDLEDSFNLMINDFILSLSQKNE; encoded by the coding sequence GTGAAAAAACGAAATTTAACCAAAGAAAAAATCATTCAAGTTACTTTTTCATTAGCTGATGAAATTGGCCTTAATAATGTTACCTTTCAAAAGCTGGCAGAAAAATTAGATATAAAATATCCTTCTTTATATAATCATTTCGCTAACGTTACTGAACTTAAATCTGAAATGACTATATCTCTTTTAAATTCGCTAAACCTTAAGCTTATGCAGTGCTTGGTTGGAAAAAGTGGTGAAACAGCAGTCAAAACCTTCGCCTATACTTATAGAAACTTCGCTATGGAAAATAAAACAGGCTATAGACTTTTCTTAAGTACTAAAAGTACAGAAAATGAGAAAGTTACTCATTTAGCTAAAGAAACTAATAATTTCATTCTTCAAATTTTATCCTTTTACATAAAAGACGAAGAAACCCTAATACATAAGAGCCGATTTTTAAGAAGTCTGCTGCATGGTTTTGTTTCCTTAAGTTCTCTTGGATACTTTCAAAACAAAGTAGATTTAGAAGATAGCTTTAATTTAATGATAAATGATTTTATTTTGTCACTTTCACAAAAAAATGAGTGA
- a CDS encoding rhodanese-like domain-containing protein, translated as MSSILNKKNFEAISAHDLQDKLGNIHIIDVRENEEFEEGHIPTAKNIPMDSLLAAPKKYISKDDKYYIVCELGVKSKETCEKLSSEGYNVVNIYDGFDNYEDPVQR; from the coding sequence ATGAGTTCAATTTTGAACAAAAAAAATTTTGAAGCTATAAGTGCCCATGATCTTCAGGATAAATTGGGTAATATTCATATAATAGATGTAAGAGAAAATGAAGAATTTGAAGAAGGGCATATACCAACAGCAAAAAATATACCCATGGATTCTCTTTTAGCAGCTCCAAAAAAATATATCAGTAAAGATGATAAATATTATATAGTTTGTGAGCTTGGAGTAAAAAGTAAAGAGACCTGTGAAAAGCTAAGTAGTGAAGGGTATAATGTAGTGAATATTTATGATGGCTTTGATAATTATGAAGATCCGGTTCAAAGATAG
- a CDS encoding APC family permease: MIDEFLDILLGKPLANEQSSNEKFNIPFGLAIMASDAISSVAYAAEEILIVLIAVVGIKAYTWLSITALMIIGLLTILTISYLQIIKAYPHGGGAYVVAKENIGTSAGLVAGAALLIDYILTVAVSASAGGAAILSAFPEFIRYKVPIVIIFIIVLTILNLRGISESSKIFSLPTYVFIISMIFMIILGIFKYVFLKEAAPPVNAAVLKQTGDITILLILRAFSQGCSALTGIEAVSNSVPNFKEPSQRNAKIVMILLSVTIFFIFGGSTILANIYRAVPGENVTVLAQIAQGVFGKSFMFYLIQVVTAIILLMACNTAFTGFPMLMFVVANDGFAPRQFTHRGKRLSLSIGIGSLSLIAGLLVIVFNANTHHLLPLYSVGVFMSFTLAQTGMVICWRRNSSEKNWRIRALINGLGAVVTTITTAIIAYEKFKEGAWIVIVLIPILVFIMLSIKRHYNIVAEQLRVQLENYKDTFKKGKFKHIAVVPIASLNKASLGALQYAKGITDDVIALNISINKEQMEKLKIAWQELDTDIVLVSKYSQYRHVVTPLLEYIDQISAKAKADEKITVVLPQFITHKWWGKLLHNNTGFFLRESMLGNKNVIVSTYPYHLEDDE; the protein is encoded by the coding sequence ATGATAGATGAATTCCTAGACATTTTATTAGGGAAACCTTTGGCAAACGAGCAAAGTTCTAATGAGAAGTTTAATATTCCCTTCGGGCTAGCAATAATGGCAAGTGATGCTATTTCATCAGTAGCCTATGCAGCAGAAGAAATTTTAATAGTTTTAATAGCGGTAGTTGGTATTAAGGCATATACTTGGCTTAGTATAACAGCATTAATGATAATTGGTTTGCTTACAATTTTAACTATATCATATTTGCAGATAATAAAGGCTTATCCCCATGGTGGAGGAGCTTATGTAGTTGCAAAAGAAAATATAGGTACCTCAGCAGGACTTGTAGCTGGTGCAGCTCTTTTAATCGATTATATTTTAACAGTAGCAGTTAGTGCAAGTGCAGGTGGGGCAGCTATTTTGTCTGCTTTTCCAGAGTTCATAAGATATAAAGTACCAATAGTTATAATATTTATTATAGTGTTAACTATTTTAAATTTAAGAGGAATAAGTGAATCCTCAAAGATTTTTAGTTTGCCTACATACGTTTTTATAATAAGTATGATTTTTATGATTATTTTGGGTATATTTAAATACGTATTTTTAAAGGAAGCAGCACCTCCAGTAAATGCAGCTGTTTTAAAGCAAACAGGAGACATTACAATTTTACTTATTTTAAGGGCATTTTCACAAGGCTGTTCTGCCTTAACTGGAATAGAGGCTGTAAGTAACTCTGTTCCAAATTTTAAAGAACCAAGTCAAAGAAATGCCAAGATTGTTATGATTTTATTGTCTGTTACAATCTTTTTTATATTTGGAGGCTCAACAATTTTGGCTAATATTTACCGTGCAGTACCCGGGGAGAATGTAACGGTACTTGCACAAATTGCTCAAGGGGTTTTTGGAAAAAGCTTTATGTTTTACTTGATTCAAGTTGTAACTGCTATAATACTTTTAATGGCATGCAATACTGCATTTACTGGTTTTCCTATGCTTATGTTTGTGGTGGCAAATGATGGTTTTGCACCAAGACAATTTACCCACAGAGGAAAAAGGCTTAGTTTATCTATAGGTATTGGTTCTTTATCACTAATTGCAGGACTTTTGGTTATAGTATTTAATGCAAATACACATCATCTTTTGCCACTTTATTCTGTAGGTGTTTTTATGTCATTTACCTTGGCACAAACGGGCATGGTAATTTGTTGGAGAAGAAACAGCAGTGAAAAGAACTGGAGGATAAGGGCCTTAATAAATGGTTTAGGAGCAGTTGTTACAACTATAACCACAGCCATAATAGCATATGAAAAGTTTAAAGAGGGAGCTTGGATAGTAATAGTTTTAATTCCTATTTTAGTATTTATAATGCTTTCAATTAAAAGACATTACAATATTGTAGCTGAGCAGCTGCGGGTACAACTAGAGAATTATAAAGATACCTTTAAAAAGGGAAAGTTCAAACATATCGCAGTAGTACCTATAGCAAGTTTAAATAAAGCATCCTTAGGTGCACTTCAATATGCAAAGGGAATAACAGATGATGTAATTGCATTAAACATATCTATAAATAAAGAACAAATGGAGAAATTAAAGATTGCTTGGCAAGAATTAGATACAGACATAGTTTTGGTAAGTAAATATTCGCAGTATAGGCATGTGGTAACGCCATTATTAGAATATATAGATCAGATTTCTGCTAAGGCCAAGGCAGATGAAAAGATAACAGTAGTACTTCCTCAATTTATAACGCACAAATGGTGGGGAAAGTTACTTCACAATAATACAGGATTTTTTTTAAGAGAGAGTATGCTTGGAAATAAAAACGTAATTGTATCAACCTATCCATATCATTTAGAGGATGATGAGTGA
- a CDS encoding flavodoxin family protein yields the protein MKVLGISCGRKMGNSEVLLKEALMGAEELGAEVELVRLGDLNLKPCTGCNACVVSMFEKGGAGECVMKNDDFSFIDEKIMECDGLIVSSPIYEKSPSGQLKILNDRMGPSHDTAFRTIAKKIREEKNITTGKGPDERSFKRRTAALIAVGGSEWDTLALPMMHLFTLSMQISVVNKMLVNWTGLPGSVAFKEDELKKAREAGRNVVENLNRPVDEETYVGDEGVCPMCHSKLIEIRDKDKNYPAVCGICGVRGTLNVVNGRVKFEIAEKDKAHSHVLMSGKFEHVDELKNVSLKPNPKAQELPGMLKKYREYLTYSKPER from the coding sequence ATGAAAGTTTTAGGTATAAGCTGTGGTAGAAAAATGGGTAACAGTGAGGTGCTTTTAAAAGAGGCACTTATGGGAGCTGAAGAGTTAGGTGCTGAGGTAGAATTAGTAAGACTTGGAGATTTAAATTTAAAGCCTTGTACTGGATGTAATGCCTGTGTTGTAAGTATGTTTGAAAAAGGTGGCGCAGGAGAATGTGTAATGAAAAATGATGATTTTTCATTTATTGATGAAAAGATAATGGAATGTGATGGATTAATCGTTTCTTCACCAATATATGAAAAGAGTCCAAGCGGTCAATTAAAAATACTTAATGATAGAATGGGGCCTTCTCATGATACTGCATTTAGAACTATAGCGAAAAAAATCAGAGAAGAAAAAAATATAACCACAGGAAAGGGACCAGATGAAAGATCCTTTAAGAGAAGAACTGCGGCTTTAATAGCTGTTGGAGGCAGTGAATGGGATACGTTAGCTCTTCCAATGATGCATCTTTTTACGCTTTCTATGCAAATTAGTGTTGTAAACAAAATGTTAGTTAATTGGACTGGACTTCCAGGTTCTGTAGCATTTAAGGAAGATGAGCTTAAAAAAGCAAGAGAAGCTGGACGTAATGTTGTAGAAAATCTTAATAGACCAGTTGATGAAGAGACATATGTAGGCGATGAGGGTGTTTGCCCAATGTGTCATTCTAAATTAATTGAAATAAGAGATAAAGATAAAAACTATCCAGCAGTTTGTGGTATTTGTGGAGTAAGAGGAACATTAAATGTAGTAAATGGAAGGGTAAAATTTGAAATAGCAGAGAAGGATAAAGCTCATTCACATGTGCTTATGTCAGGAAAATTTGAGCACGTAGATGAATTAAAGAACGTATCTTTAAAACCTAATCCAAAAGCACAGGAGCTTCCAGGGATGTTAAAGAAGTATAGAGAATACTTAACATATTCAAAGCCAGAAAGATAA
- a CDS encoding polymer-forming cytoskeletal protein, which produces MEQNLSDAKISGSGTIGGGKYDNVKISGSAKIDGNIECNSYRCSGSSTANGNINTKEFKISGSTKVYGDIATEDFIISGSSHVLGNLSAKRTNISGSTHIDGSVNTDSIEISGSSSIDQDCEAEHFHARGSFKIGGLLNAGDVDIEMYGRCSAKDIGGENIKVKLGSGHFIHELMNLFFSQSKLMVSIIEGDNIYLEHTSAKIVRGNNITIGPDCDIETIEYRNELNGGNNCKATLKKID; this is translated from the coding sequence ATGGAACAAAATTTATCTGATGCAAAAATATCCGGAAGTGGAACAATTGGTGGAGGAAAATACGATAATGTAAAAATTAGCGGTTCTGCTAAAATAGATGGGAATATAGAATGTAACTCCTATAGATGTTCTGGTTCTTCTACTGCTAACGGAAATATCAATACAAAAGAATTTAAAATTAGCGGCTCAACTAAAGTTTATGGAGATATCGCTACTGAAGATTTCATTATAAGTGGCTCTTCTCATGTACTTGGAAACCTTTCTGCTAAGAGAACTAATATTAGCGGTTCAACTCATATAGATGGAAGTGTTAACACCGATAGTATTGAAATATCAGGTTCAAGTTCTATAGATCAGGACTGTGAAGCAGAACACTTTCACGCACGAGGAAGCTTTAAAATAGGAGGTCTTTTGAATGCTGGTGATGTAGATATAGAAATGTATGGGAGATGTAGTGCAAAGGATATAGGCGGAGAAAATATAAAAGTAAAATTAGGTAGTGGACATTTTATACACGAATTAATGAATCTCTTTTTCTCTCAATCAAAGTTAATGGTTAGCATAATAGAAGGTGATAATATTTATCTTGAGCATACATCTGCAAAAATAGTTAGAGGTAATAATATCACCATAGGACCTGATTGCGATATCGAAACTATAGAATATAGAAATGAACTTAATGGTGGAAATAATTGTAAAGCCACTTTAAAGAAGATAGATTAG
- a CDS encoding C-GCAxxG-C-C family (seleno)protein, giving the protein MKKVVQFKRQGYNCAESIIKTIDEEKGMNIPVCMATPFGSGMSVGGTCGAITGALMVIGAAKGRKSGEEEIRTRKLSREIINQIKEKYGTTQCIELKKKGVTCDEIIEFSYDILDKNI; this is encoded by the coding sequence ATGAAAAAGGTTGTTCAATTTAAAAGGCAAGGTTATAATTGTGCAGAATCTATTATAAAGACTATAGATGAAGAAAAAGGAATGAATATTCCAGTGTGTATGGCAACACCCTTTGGAAGTGGTATGTCAGTAGGAGGAACCTGTGGAGCTATTACAGGAGCGCTGATGGTAATAGGTGCTGCTAAGGGTAGAAAGTCAGGTGAGGAAGAAATTAGAACGAGAAAATTAAGCAGAGAAATAATAAATCAGATTAAAGAAAAGTATGGAACCACCCAGTGTATAGAATTAAAAAAGAAGGGTGTAACCTGCGACGAAATAATAGAATTTAGTTACGATATTTTAGATAAGAATATATAA
- a CDS encoding multidrug efflux MFS transporter, with protein sequence MKMWKRNLIVCWFGMFITNIGMSQIAPVLPLYIRHLGVHNSALVEEFSGIAFGITFIISAIFSPIWGQAADKFGRKPMLLRASLGMGIVIFSMGFASNVYVLIGLRLLQGVITGYSTACTTLIATQTDKEHAGFALGTLSTASIAGSLLGPTIGGFIEEVFGTQNVFYITGMLLIIVFIATMIFVKEKFVRSNEKISTTKEVWNSVPEKSLTITVLVTFFILTLALYSIEPIMTEYVSKISTNNNHVALMAGIVFSASGLANIIAAPKLGKISDKIGPHKVILVALIIAGLVFIPQAFVKNPWQLMFLRFLLGLASGGLTPSVNILVKKITPNAITGRIFGFSMSAGYLGVFGGSVLGGQVSAHLGIRYVFFITSALLIVNAVWVYFKVYKKLNLKSI encoded by the coding sequence ATGAAAATGTGGAAAAGAAATTTAATAGTATGCTGGTTTGGAATGTTTATAACAAATATAGGGATGAGCCAAATTGCACCAGTACTGCCACTTTATATAAGGCATCTTGGAGTTCATAATTCTGCTCTTGTTGAAGAGTTTTCAGGAATTGCTTTTGGCATTACTTTTATAATATCGGCTATTTTTTCTCCAATTTGGGGACAAGCTGCTGATAAATTTGGTAGAAAACCTATGCTGCTTAGGGCAAGCCTTGGTATGGGTATTGTTATATTTAGTATGGGTTTCGCATCGAATGTATATGTACTTATAGGCTTAAGGCTTTTACAGGGTGTTATAACAGGCTACAGTACAGCCTGCACTACATTAATAGCCACACAAACAGATAAAGAACACGCAGGGTTTGCATTGGGTACACTTTCAACAGCAAGTATTGCAGGCTCATTACTTGGACCAACTATTGGTGGCTTTATTGAGGAAGTTTTTGGAACACAAAATGTATTTTACATAACGGGGATGCTGCTTATAATTGTATTTATTGCAACTATGATATTTGTAAAGGAAAAATTTGTTCGTTCAAATGAAAAAATTTCTACAACTAAGGAGGTATGGAATAGTGTTCCAGAAAAGAGCTTAACAATAACTGTACTTGTAACGTTTTTTATATTGACCTTAGCCTTATATTCTATAGAACCAATAATGACAGAGTATGTTTCTAAAATATCAACAAATAATAATCATGTTGCATTAATGGCAGGTATTGTATTTTCTGCATCAGGTTTAGCTAATATAATTGCCGCACCTAAATTAGGGAAGATATCTGATAAAATTGGTCCACATAAGGTTATATTAGTGGCACTAATTATTGCAGGTTTAGTATTTATACCTCAAGCTTTTGTTAAGAATCCTTGGCAATTGATGTTTCTTAGATTTTTATTAGGATTAGCATCTGGAGGGTTAACACCATCAGTTAATATATTGGTTAAAAAGATTACACCTAATGCTATAACAGGAAGGATATTTGGTTTTAGTATGTCAGCAGGGTATCTTGGTGTATTTGGGGGTTCAGTTTTAGGTGGTCAAGTGTCAGCACATTTAGGAATTAGGTATGTATTTTTTATTACAAGTGCATTACTTATTGTAAATGCAGTGTGGGTATATTTTAAAGTATATAAAAAGCTTAATTTAAAAAGTATATAA
- a CDS encoding NifB/NifX family molybdenum-iron cluster-binding protein — translation MKIAVPNNGDLVNQHFGKSKSFIIATIENNKIVSTEQISSEQFVHNHEGLTCLLTKYKTDVVIIGGIGLGALESLKQNGLKVVRGATGNYIKAIEEYIDEKLQDKNIECKYN, via the coding sequence ATGAAAATAGCAGTACCTAATAATGGAGATTTAGTAAATCAGCATTTTGGAAAAAGCAAAAGCTTTATTATTGCAACGATAGAAAATAATAAAATTGTAAGTACTGAACAGATCTCGTCAGAGCAATTTGTACATAATCATGAGGGATTAACTTGCCTTTTAACTAAATATAAAACAGATGTGGTTATAATAGGAGGTATAGGCTTAGGAGCATTGGAGTCACTTAAGCAAAATGGGCTTAAGGTAGTAAGAGGTGCTACTGGAAATTATATAAAAGCCATTGAAGAATATATTGATGAAAAGCTTCAGGATAAAAATATAGAATGCAAATATAATTAG
- a CDS encoding bacteriocin immunity protein — protein sequence MKNKKDEQVAINLFDTFKNLISEKSLQDDRYLRILEILNRAIERVAKGSQTPHLEARSVFQNISTICFVDKIKLTLEEAEDFKKIDKFSHSKGIWGEMNTLNISNMWTSN from the coding sequence ATGAAAAATAAAAAAGATGAACAGGTAGCAATTAACTTATTTGATACTTTTAAAAATTTGATTTCAGAAAAGAGTTTACAAGACGATAGATACTTAAGAATCCTAGAAATTTTAAATCGTGCAATTGAACGTGTTGCAAAAGGGAGTCAAACGCCACACTTAGAGGCACGATCAGTATTTCAAAATATTAGTACAATATGTTTTGTAGACAAAATAAAATTAACGTTAGAAGAAGCTGAGGACTTTAAGAAAATAGATAAGTTTTCACACTCAAAAGGAATTTGGGGAGAAATGAATACTTTAAATATTTCAAATATGTGGACTAGTAACTAA